A genome region from Maylandia zebra isolate NMK-2024a linkage group LG6, Mzebra_GT3a, whole genome shotgun sequence includes the following:
- the LOC143419203 gene encoding G2/M phase-specific E3 ubiquitin-protein ligase-like → MILKKSNAFVLFREEFYIDSAESEVSDLDEAVLASPEQNDSHDEMDLATVMKDFQETHLDTSNYCAIIARRRKILHSACMALSKSYFAWHKLPNIEFVGEMADDYGGPRREFFRLLMVETQNSLGIFEGKPGSLLFSYSQQLLSSNKFYTAGKLIAWSIAHNGPGPRCINRHLFCMMCGQKTSLDDFDVEVFMDEDVKQNIEKVSSCSTPEDLADLKSHLGDWIAGCGIPDIYTATLLDVKRIRGEIVSHFAFHRVASMIQQFVAGMDSCGRFWQMVKRCWKQFLPVFTNAGNKLTRNSFQDLFTIGWSPAGSNRREEEEATIFQWEWWLMAIQEREVDHTFEELLVFITGADLLPPLGFPQSCNIDFYDQESGMRRIPYTSTCSLSLYLPRGVADEDQFKDLMNDALKGSLGFGKV, encoded by the exons atgatattaaaaaaatcaaatgcatTTGTTCTGTTTAGGGAAGAGTTTTACATCGACTCTGCAGAGTCAGAAGTATCAGACCTGGATGAGGCTGTCCTGGCTTCCCCTGAACAAAATGACTCGCAT GACGAGATGGACCTTGCGACTGTGATGAAAGATTTCCAGGAAACGCATCTTGACACCAGCAATTATTGTGCAATAATAGCCCGACGTAGGAAAATCCTACATAGTGCCTGCATGGCACTTTCCAAGTCATATTTTGCCTGGCATAAATTGCCAAATATTGAATTTGTTGGTGAAATGGCCGATGATTATGGAGGCCCAAGGCGGGAATTTTTTCG ATTACTTATGGTCGAAACTCAGAATTCCCTAGGGATTTTTGAGGGGAAGCCTGGCAGTCTGTTGTTCAGCTATAGCCAGCAGTTGCTGTCAAGCAACAAGTTTTATACGGCTGGTAAACTGATTGCTTGGTCGATAGCACACAATGGGCCAGGGCCACGGTGTATCAACAGACACCTGTTCTGTATGATGTGTGGCCAGAAGACATCTCTTGATGACTTCGATGTAGAGGTCTTCATGGACGAAGACGTCAAACAGAACATAGAAAAG GTTTCCAGCTGCAGCACCCCAGAAGACCTGGCAGACTTGAAAAGTCACCTTGGGGACTGGATTGCAGGCTGTGGTATCCCTGACATCTACACTGCCACACTACTTGATGTTAAGAGGATAAGGGGCGAGATTGTATCTCATTTTGCGTTTCACAG GGTTGCCAGCATGATTCAGCAGTTTGTTGCCGGTATGGACTCATGTGGTCGGTTCTGGCAAATGGTGAAGAGATGCTGGAAGCAGTTCCTTCCTGTATTTACAAATGCAGGAAATAAACTTACAAGGAACAGCTTCCAGGATCTCTTCACCATTGGATGGAGTCCAGCTGGAAGTAACAGACGTGAAGAAGAGGAAGCAACCATCTTTCAGTGGGAATGGTGGCTTATGGCCATTCAGG AGCGAGAGGTGGACCACACATTTGAAGAGCTCCTCGTCTTTATAACTGGGGCTGACTTACTTCCACCACTGGGGTTCCCACAGTCCTGCAACATCGACTTCTACGATCAGGAGTCAGGGATGCGGCGTATCCCGTACACATCAACGTGCAGCTTATCCCTGTATCTCCCAAGAGGTGTTGCAGATGAAGATCAATTCAAAGATCTTATGAATGATGCCTTAAAAGGATCCCTGGGATTTGGAAAGGTGTAG